One genomic segment of Nilaparvata lugens isolate BPH chromosome Y, ASM1435652v1, whole genome shotgun sequence includes these proteins:
- the LOC120355251 gene encoding ulvan-active sulfatase-like yields the protein MPVDWMKSIIQSYNAAVTYIDELIGELLLTLENEGLDNNTIVALIGDHGELSLLGSEATQIHSFLNMFCLLQ from the exons ATGCCAG TGGATTGGATGAAAAGCATAATCCAGAGTTACAACGCGGCAGTTACTTACATTGACGAGTTGATTGGTGAACTGCTGCTGACACTTGAAAACGAAGGATTAGATAATAATACAATTGTCGCACTGATTGGAGATCATGGTGAGTTGTCACTGCTTGGTTCGGAAGCCACCCAAATCCATTCGTTTCTTAATATGTTTTGTCTATTACAGTGA